In Nothobranchius furzeri strain GRZ-AD chromosome 18, NfurGRZ-RIMD1, whole genome shotgun sequence, a single genomic region encodes these proteins:
- the rock2a gene encoding rho-associated protein kinase 2 isoform X1 — translation MSVGAERRMEARLKKLEDMIRDPRSAINLESLLDSINALVLDLDYPALRKNKNIETFLNRYENVIGELRDLQMKSEDFEKVKIIGRGAFGEVQLVRHKASQKVYALKLLSKFEMIKRSDSAFFWEERDIMAFANSPWVVQLCCAFQDEHYLYMVMEYMPGGDLVNLTSTYDVPEKWAKFYAAEVVMALDSIHSMGFIHRDVKPDNMLLDRHGHLKLADFGTCMKMDSTGMVHCDTAVGTPDYISPEVLKSQGGDGYYGRECDWWSVGVFIFEMLVGDTPFYADSLVGTYSKIMDHKNSLNFPDDVEISKEAKSIICAFLTDREVRLGRNGMEEIKRHPFFKNDQWTFDTIRDSVAPVVPELSSDIDTSNFDEIEDDKGDVETFPTPKAFVGNQLPFVGFTYFKEDQLLSSANNSSVTHDNSKGESAALLKKLHNLEVQLSSDKLLKDDLDNKCRAANIRLEKITKELEEEVSSRKNLEAGLRQLEREKALLQHKSLESHRKAESEADRKRCLENEVNSLRDQLDDMKRRNQNSHISNEMNIHLQKQLEEANTLLRAESEAATRLRKSQTESSKQLQQLEANVRELQDKCCLLERNKLSLEKDCIGLQAALESERREHSQGSETISDLMGRISGLEEEARLQKQTLSKAETEKRQLQDKLTDLEKEMSSKEIDLTYKLKVLQQELEQEEASHKATRALLADKSKIKVTIEGAKSESMKGEAPEFISVHTVRDEFRLFHHSKLSYSEMEQKLAEERAAKLRLENRILELEKHSSMMDCDYKQALQKLDELRRHKDRLTEEVKNLTLKIEQETQKRNLTLNDLKTQNQQLNLLRTSEKQLKQETNHLLDIKGSLEKQNQELRKERQDADGQMKELQDQLEAEQYFSTLYKTQVRELKEECEEKNKLYKEVQQALQELQEERDSLAAQLEITLTKADSEQLARSIAEEQYSDLEKEKIMKELELKEMMARHRQELSDKDITISSLEEANRTLTSDVANLANEKEELNNKLKEALEGSDKSKDWEQQISQMKQTFEKQLQSERTLKTQAVNKLAEIMNRKEVRGGGSRRGNDTDMRRKEKENRKLQLELRSEKEKLNSIMIKYQKEINEMQAQLAEESQMRIELQMALDSKDSDIEQLRNLMQSLSVQSMDSASVSSGPEFDADDAYAESRLEGWLSLPVRNNTKKFGWEKKYVVVSSKKVLFYNSEQDREQSIPCMVLDIDKLFHVRPVTQTDVYRAEAKEIPRIFQILYANEGESKKEPEFPVEPLPVGEKSSYFCHKGHEFIPTLYHFPTNCEACTKPLWNMFKPPPALECRRCHIKCHKDHMDKKEEIIAPCKVNYDVSTAKNLLLLAASQEEQQKWVSRLVKKIPKKPLASETLPRSSPRIAMKVQTSQSMRRPSRQHPSSKGSPRRSNGFRVKRGESGSTWYQ, via the exons GACTCCATAAATGCCTTGGTGTTGGACCTGGACTACCCGGCGCTACGCAAGAATAAAAACATTGAAACCTTCTTGAACAGAT ATGAGAACGTCATCGGGGAGCTCCGAGACCTCCAGATGAAGTCCGAAGACTTTGAAAAAGTTAAAATCATCGGTCGAGGAGCTTTTGGAGAAGTCCAGCTG GTCCGACACAAAGCCTCACAGAAGGTCTATGCCCTGAAGCTACTGAGCAAGTTTGAGATGATCAAACGCTCCGACTCTGCGTTCTTCTGGGAGGAGAGAGACATCATGGCGTTTGCCAACAGCCCCTGGGTGGTTCAG CTGTGCTGTGCCTTCCAAGACGAGCACTACCTCTACATGGTGATGGAGTACATGCCAGGAGGAGACCTGGTCAACCTCACCAGCACCTACGATGTGCCAGAGAAATGGGCCAAGTTCTACGCCGCCGAGGTGGTGATGGCTCTGGATTCCATTCACTCCATGGGCTTCATCCACCGCGACGTGAAACCAGACAACATGCTGCTGGACCGACACGGACACCTGAAGCTGGCCGACTTCGGCACGTGCATGAAGATGGACTCT ACGGGCATGGTGCACTGTGACACCGCCGTCGGCACGCCGGACTACATCTCTCCAGAGGTGTTGAAGTCTCAGGGAGGAGACGGTTACTACGGGAGGGAATGCGACTGGTGGTCCGTCGGCGTCTTCATTTTCGAGATGCTCGTGG GGGACACTCCGTTTTACGCCGACTCTCTGGTGGGAACCTACAGTAAGATCATGGACCACAAGAACTCCCTGAACTTCCCTGACGATGTGGAGATCTCCAAAGAAGCCAAAAGCATCATCTGTGCCTTTCTAACCGACCG GGAGGTGCGTTTGGGCAGAAACGGCATGGAGGAAATCAAACGCCACCCTTTCTTCAAAAATGACCAGTGGACCTTCGACACCATCAGAGACT CTGTGGCTCCTGTGGTCCCGGAGCTCAGCAGCGACATCGACACCAGCAACTTCGATGAGATAGAAGACGATAAGGGCGACGTGGAAACGTTCCCAACACCTAAAGCGTTTGTCGGGAATCAGCTGCCCTTTGTTGGCTTCACCTACTTCAAGGAAGACCA GTTACTGAGTTCTGCCAACAACTCCTCAGTGACACATGACAATTCCAAGGGAGAG TCAGCGGCTCTTCTGAAGAAACTTCACAACTTGGAGGTTCAGCTGAGCAGCGACAAGCTGCTGAAAGACGACCTGGACAACAAGTGCAG AGCCGCAAACATACGACTAGAAAAAATAACCAAAGAACTGGAGGAAGAG GTGAGCAGCAGGAAGAACCTGGAGGCGGGtctgaggcagctggagagagaaAAGGCTCTGCTGCAGCACAAGAGTCTGGAGAGTCACCGGAAGGCCGAGAGCGAAGCCGACAGGAAGCGCTGCCTGGAGAACGAAG TCAACAGCCTCCGAGACCAGCTGGACGACATGAAGAGGAGAAACCAGAATTCACACATTTCCAATGAGATGAACATTCACCTGCAGAAGCAG CTGGAGGAGGCCAACACGTTGCTGCGGGCCGAGTCCGAAGCCGCCACTCGGCTCCGTAAGTCTCAGACGGAGAGCAGCAAGCAGCTGCAGCAGCTGGAGGCCAACGTACGTGAGCTGCAGGATAAATGCTGCCTGCTGGAGCGCAACAAGCTGAGTCTGGAGAAGGACTGCATCGGCCTGCAGGCGGCGCTGGAgtcggagaggagggagcacagccAGGGCTCGGAAACCATCAGCGACCTGATGG gtCGTATTTCTGGTCTGGAGGAGGAGGCCCGGCTGCAGAAGCAGACTCTGTCCAAGGCGGAGACGGAGAAGAGACAGCTGCAGGACAAACTCACCGACCTGGAAAAG GAGATGAGCAGCAAGGAGATCGATCTGACCTACAAGCTGAAGGTTTTACAGCAGGAGCTGGAGCAGGAGGAGGCCTCTCATAAAGCCACCAGAGCGCTGCTGGCAGACAAGAGCAAGATCAAAGTGACCATCGAGGGCGCCAAGTCGGAGTCCATGAAGGGTGAAGCTCCTGAATTCATCTCCGTCCACACAGTCAGAGATGAATTTAGACTTTTCCATCATTCCAAACTTTCATACTCAG AGATGGAGCAGAAGCTGGCGGAGGAGCGAGCAGCTAAGCTACGTCTGGAGAACCGGATCCTGGAGCTGGAGAAGCACAGCAGCATGATGGACTGCGACTACAAACAGGCTCTACAAAAACTAGATGAGCTGCGGCGGCACAAAGACCGGCTGACCGAGGAG GTGAAGAACCTGACGCTGAAGATCGAGCAGGAGACCCAGAAGCGTAACCTGACCCTGAACGACCTGAAGACCCAGAACCAGCAGCTGAACCTGCTGAGGACCTCTGAgaagcagctgaaacaggaaaccaACCACCTGCTGGACATCAAAGGCAGCTTAGAGAAGCAGAACCAGGAGTTGCGCAA AGAACGACAAGACGCAGACGGACAGATGAAGGAGCTCCAGGACCAGCTGGAGGCGGAGCAGTATTTCTCT ACGCTTTATAAAACGCAGGTTCGAGAACTGAAGGAGGAATGTGAGGAGAAGAACAAACTCTACAAGGAGGTGCAGCAGGCTCTGCAGGAGCTTCAGGAGGAGAG GGATTCTTTGGCCGCTCAGCTGGAGATCACGCTGACAAAGGCGGACTCGGAGCAGCTCGCCCGCTCCATCGCTGAGGAGCAGTACTCGGACCTGGAGAAGGAGAAGATAATGAAGGAGCTGGAGCTGAAGGAGATGATGGCTCGCCATCGTCAGGAGCTCTCTGACAAGGACATCACCATCAGCTCG CTGGAGGAGGCCAATCGGACGCTGACCAGCGACGTGGCCAACCTGGCCAACGAGAAGGAGGAGTTGAACAACAAACTGAAGGAGGCACTTGAAG GTTCGGATAAGTCGAAGGACTGGGAGCAGCAGATCAGCCAGATGAAGCAGACGTTTGAGAAGCAGCTGCAGTCGGAGAGGACGCTGAAAACTCAG GCCGTCAATAAGCTGGCAGAGATCATGAACAGGAAGGAGGTACGTGGTGGAGGCAGTCGCCGTGGCAACGACACAGACATGCGGCGAAAGGAGAAGGAGAACAggaagctgcagctggagctgaGGTCTGAGAAGGAGAAGCTCAACAGCATCATGATCAAATACCAGAAGGAGATCAACGAGATGCAAGCG CAACTCGCCGAGGAGAGCCAGATGCGCATCGAGCTGCAGATGGCTCTGGACAGTAAGGACAGCGACATCGAGCAGCTGAGGAACCTCATGCAGTCGCTCAGCGTCCAGTCCATGGACTCTGCCAGCGTCAGCAGCGGGCCGGAGTTTGATGCTGATGATGCGTACGCAG AGTCCAGGCTGGAGGGCTGGCTCTCCCTTCCCGTCAGAAACAACACCAAGAAGTTTGGATGGGAGAAAAAG TATGTGGTCGTGAGCAGCAAGAAGGTTCTGTTCTACAACAGCGAACAGGACCGGGAGCAGTCAATTCCCTGCATGGTTCTTGATATCGA TAAACTTTTCCACGTGAGGCCCGTCACTCAGACTGATGTGTACCGAGCTGAAGCCAAGGAGATTCCCAGGATATTCCAG ATTCTTTATGCCAACGAAGGCGAGAGCAAAAAGGAGCCGGAGTTTCCTGTGGAGCCGCTGCCCGTCGGGGAGAAATCCAGCTACTTCTGCCACAAAGGTCACGAGTTCATCCCCACCCTCTACCACTTCCCCACCAACTGTGAGGCGTGCACCAAACCGCTGTGGAACATGTTCAAGCCGCCGCCGGCTCTGGAGTGCCGGCGCTGCCACATCAAGTGTCACAAGGACCACATGGACAAGAAGGAGGAGATCATTGCTCCCTGTAAAG TGAACTACGACGTGTCGACGGCCAAGAACCTGCTGCTGCTGGCCGCCTCCCAGGAGGAGCAGCAGAAGTGGGTGAGCCGGCTGGTCAAGAAGATTCCTAAGAAGCCCCTGGCCTCGGAGACGCTTCCCCGCTCCTCACCACGTATCGCCATGAAGGTCCAGACCAGCCAATCCATGAGGAGGCCCAGTCGACAGCACCCATCCAGCAAGGGCAG CCCGCGCCGATCAAACGGCTTCAGAGTGAAGCGAGGAGAGTCGGGCAGCACCTGGTACCAGTGA
- the rock2a gene encoding rho-associated protein kinase 2 isoform X3, translating to MSVGAERRMEARLKKLEDMIRDPRSAINLESLLDSINALVLDLDYPALRKNKNIETFLNRYENVIGELRDLQMKSEDFEKVKIIGRGAFGEVQLVRHKASQKVYALKLLSKFEMIKRSDSAFFWEERDIMAFANSPWVVQLCCAFQDEHYLYMVMEYMPGGDLVNLTSTYDVPEKWAKFYAAEVVMALDSIHSMGFIHRDVKPDNMLLDRHGHLKLADFGTCMKMDSTGMVHCDTAVGTPDYISPEVLKSQGGDGYYGRECDWWSVGVFIFEMLVGDTPFYADSLVGTYSKIMDHKNSLNFPDDVEISKEAKSIICAFLTDREVRLGRNGMEEIKRHPFFKNDQWTFDTIRDSVAPVVPELSSDIDTSNFDEIEDDKGDVETFPTPKAFVGNQLPFVGFTYFKEDQLLSSANNSSVTHDNSKGESAALLKKLHNLEVQLSSDKLLKDDLDNKCRAANIRLEKITKELEEEVSSRKNLEAGLRQLEREKALLQHKSLESHRKAESEADRKRCLENEVNSLRDQLDDMKRRNQNSHISNEMNIHLQKQLEEANTLLRAESEAATRLRKSQTESSKQLQQLEANVRELQDKCCLLERNKLSLEKDCIGLQAALESERREHSQGSETISDLMGRISGLEEEARLQKQTLSKAETEKRQLQDKLTDLEKEMSSKEIDLTYKLKVLQQELEQEEASHKATRALLADKSKIKVTIEGAKSESMKEMEQKLAEERAAKLRLENRILELEKHSSMMDCDYKQALQKLDELRRHKDRLTEEVKNLTLKIEQETQKRNLTLNDLKTQNQQLNLLRTSEKQLKQETNHLLDIKGSLEKQNQELRKERQDADGQMKELQDQLEAEQYFSTLYKTQVRELKEECEEKNKLYKEVQQALQELQEERDSLAAQLEITLTKADSEQLARSIAEEQYSDLEKEKIMKELELKEMMARHRQELSDKDITISSLEEANRTLTSDVANLANEKEELNNKLKEALEGSDKSKDWEQQISQMKQTFEKQLQSERTLKTQAVNKLAEIMNRKEVRGGGSRRGNDTDMRRKEKENRKLQLELRSEKEKLNSIMIKYQKEINEMQAQLAEESQMRIELQMALDSKDSDIEQLRNLMQSLSVQSMDSASVSSGPEFDADDAYAESRLEGWLSLPVRNNTKKFGWEKKYVVVSSKKVLFYNSEQDREQSIPCMVLDIDKLFHVRPVTQTDVYRAEAKEIPRIFQILYANEGESKKEPEFPVEPLPVGEKSSYFCHKGHEFIPTLYHFPTNCEACTKPLWNMFKPPPALECRRCHIKCHKDHMDKKEEIIAPCKVNYDVSTAKNLLLLAASQEEQQKWVSRLVKKIPKKPLASETLPRSSPRIAMKVQTSQSMRRPSRQHPSSKGSPRRSNGFRVKRGESGSTWYQ from the exons GACTCCATAAATGCCTTGGTGTTGGACCTGGACTACCCGGCGCTACGCAAGAATAAAAACATTGAAACCTTCTTGAACAGAT ATGAGAACGTCATCGGGGAGCTCCGAGACCTCCAGATGAAGTCCGAAGACTTTGAAAAAGTTAAAATCATCGGTCGAGGAGCTTTTGGAGAAGTCCAGCTG GTCCGACACAAAGCCTCACAGAAGGTCTATGCCCTGAAGCTACTGAGCAAGTTTGAGATGATCAAACGCTCCGACTCTGCGTTCTTCTGGGAGGAGAGAGACATCATGGCGTTTGCCAACAGCCCCTGGGTGGTTCAG CTGTGCTGTGCCTTCCAAGACGAGCACTACCTCTACATGGTGATGGAGTACATGCCAGGAGGAGACCTGGTCAACCTCACCAGCACCTACGATGTGCCAGAGAAATGGGCCAAGTTCTACGCCGCCGAGGTGGTGATGGCTCTGGATTCCATTCACTCCATGGGCTTCATCCACCGCGACGTGAAACCAGACAACATGCTGCTGGACCGACACGGACACCTGAAGCTGGCCGACTTCGGCACGTGCATGAAGATGGACTCT ACGGGCATGGTGCACTGTGACACCGCCGTCGGCACGCCGGACTACATCTCTCCAGAGGTGTTGAAGTCTCAGGGAGGAGACGGTTACTACGGGAGGGAATGCGACTGGTGGTCCGTCGGCGTCTTCATTTTCGAGATGCTCGTGG GGGACACTCCGTTTTACGCCGACTCTCTGGTGGGAACCTACAGTAAGATCATGGACCACAAGAACTCCCTGAACTTCCCTGACGATGTGGAGATCTCCAAAGAAGCCAAAAGCATCATCTGTGCCTTTCTAACCGACCG GGAGGTGCGTTTGGGCAGAAACGGCATGGAGGAAATCAAACGCCACCCTTTCTTCAAAAATGACCAGTGGACCTTCGACACCATCAGAGACT CTGTGGCTCCTGTGGTCCCGGAGCTCAGCAGCGACATCGACACCAGCAACTTCGATGAGATAGAAGACGATAAGGGCGACGTGGAAACGTTCCCAACACCTAAAGCGTTTGTCGGGAATCAGCTGCCCTTTGTTGGCTTCACCTACTTCAAGGAAGACCA GTTACTGAGTTCTGCCAACAACTCCTCAGTGACACATGACAATTCCAAGGGAGAG TCAGCGGCTCTTCTGAAGAAACTTCACAACTTGGAGGTTCAGCTGAGCAGCGACAAGCTGCTGAAAGACGACCTGGACAACAAGTGCAG AGCCGCAAACATACGACTAGAAAAAATAACCAAAGAACTGGAGGAAGAG GTGAGCAGCAGGAAGAACCTGGAGGCGGGtctgaggcagctggagagagaaAAGGCTCTGCTGCAGCACAAGAGTCTGGAGAGTCACCGGAAGGCCGAGAGCGAAGCCGACAGGAAGCGCTGCCTGGAGAACGAAG TCAACAGCCTCCGAGACCAGCTGGACGACATGAAGAGGAGAAACCAGAATTCACACATTTCCAATGAGATGAACATTCACCTGCAGAAGCAG CTGGAGGAGGCCAACACGTTGCTGCGGGCCGAGTCCGAAGCCGCCACTCGGCTCCGTAAGTCTCAGACGGAGAGCAGCAAGCAGCTGCAGCAGCTGGAGGCCAACGTACGTGAGCTGCAGGATAAATGCTGCCTGCTGGAGCGCAACAAGCTGAGTCTGGAGAAGGACTGCATCGGCCTGCAGGCGGCGCTGGAgtcggagaggagggagcacagccAGGGCTCGGAAACCATCAGCGACCTGATGG gtCGTATTTCTGGTCTGGAGGAGGAGGCCCGGCTGCAGAAGCAGACTCTGTCCAAGGCGGAGACGGAGAAGAGACAGCTGCAGGACAAACTCACCGACCTGGAAAAG GAGATGAGCAGCAAGGAGATCGATCTGACCTACAAGCTGAAGGTTTTACAGCAGGAGCTGGAGCAGGAGGAGGCCTCTCATAAAGCCACCAGAGCGCTGCTGGCAGACAAGAGCAAGATCAAAGTGACCATCGAGGGCGCCAAGTCGGAGTCCATGAAGG AGATGGAGCAGAAGCTGGCGGAGGAGCGAGCAGCTAAGCTACGTCTGGAGAACCGGATCCTGGAGCTGGAGAAGCACAGCAGCATGATGGACTGCGACTACAAACAGGCTCTACAAAAACTAGATGAGCTGCGGCGGCACAAAGACCGGCTGACCGAGGAG GTGAAGAACCTGACGCTGAAGATCGAGCAGGAGACCCAGAAGCGTAACCTGACCCTGAACGACCTGAAGACCCAGAACCAGCAGCTGAACCTGCTGAGGACCTCTGAgaagcagctgaaacaggaaaccaACCACCTGCTGGACATCAAAGGCAGCTTAGAGAAGCAGAACCAGGAGTTGCGCAA AGAACGACAAGACGCAGACGGACAGATGAAGGAGCTCCAGGACCAGCTGGAGGCGGAGCAGTATTTCTCT ACGCTTTATAAAACGCAGGTTCGAGAACTGAAGGAGGAATGTGAGGAGAAGAACAAACTCTACAAGGAGGTGCAGCAGGCTCTGCAGGAGCTTCAGGAGGAGAG GGATTCTTTGGCCGCTCAGCTGGAGATCACGCTGACAAAGGCGGACTCGGAGCAGCTCGCCCGCTCCATCGCTGAGGAGCAGTACTCGGACCTGGAGAAGGAGAAGATAATGAAGGAGCTGGAGCTGAAGGAGATGATGGCTCGCCATCGTCAGGAGCTCTCTGACAAGGACATCACCATCAGCTCG CTGGAGGAGGCCAATCGGACGCTGACCAGCGACGTGGCCAACCTGGCCAACGAGAAGGAGGAGTTGAACAACAAACTGAAGGAGGCACTTGAAG GTTCGGATAAGTCGAAGGACTGGGAGCAGCAGATCAGCCAGATGAAGCAGACGTTTGAGAAGCAGCTGCAGTCGGAGAGGACGCTGAAAACTCAG GCCGTCAATAAGCTGGCAGAGATCATGAACAGGAAGGAGGTACGTGGTGGAGGCAGTCGCCGTGGCAACGACACAGACATGCGGCGAAAGGAGAAGGAGAACAggaagctgcagctggagctgaGGTCTGAGAAGGAGAAGCTCAACAGCATCATGATCAAATACCAGAAGGAGATCAACGAGATGCAAGCG CAACTCGCCGAGGAGAGCCAGATGCGCATCGAGCTGCAGATGGCTCTGGACAGTAAGGACAGCGACATCGAGCAGCTGAGGAACCTCATGCAGTCGCTCAGCGTCCAGTCCATGGACTCTGCCAGCGTCAGCAGCGGGCCGGAGTTTGATGCTGATGATGCGTACGCAG AGTCCAGGCTGGAGGGCTGGCTCTCCCTTCCCGTCAGAAACAACACCAAGAAGTTTGGATGGGAGAAAAAG TATGTGGTCGTGAGCAGCAAGAAGGTTCTGTTCTACAACAGCGAACAGGACCGGGAGCAGTCAATTCCCTGCATGGTTCTTGATATCGA TAAACTTTTCCACGTGAGGCCCGTCACTCAGACTGATGTGTACCGAGCTGAAGCCAAGGAGATTCCCAGGATATTCCAG ATTCTTTATGCCAACGAAGGCGAGAGCAAAAAGGAGCCGGAGTTTCCTGTGGAGCCGCTGCCCGTCGGGGAGAAATCCAGCTACTTCTGCCACAAAGGTCACGAGTTCATCCCCACCCTCTACCACTTCCCCACCAACTGTGAGGCGTGCACCAAACCGCTGTGGAACATGTTCAAGCCGCCGCCGGCTCTGGAGTGCCGGCGCTGCCACATCAAGTGTCACAAGGACCACATGGACAAGAAGGAGGAGATCATTGCTCCCTGTAAAG TGAACTACGACGTGTCGACGGCCAAGAACCTGCTGCTGCTGGCCGCCTCCCAGGAGGAGCAGCAGAAGTGGGTGAGCCGGCTGGTCAAGAAGATTCCTAAGAAGCCCCTGGCCTCGGAGACGCTTCCCCGCTCCTCACCACGTATCGCCATGAAGGTCCAGACCAGCCAATCCATGAGGAGGCCCAGTCGACAGCACCCATCCAGCAAGGGCAG CCCGCGCCGATCAAACGGCTTCAGAGTGAAGCGAGGAGAGTCGGGCAGCACCTGGTACCAGTGA